The following DNA comes from Erigeron canadensis isolate Cc75 chromosome 3, C_canadensis_v1, whole genome shotgun sequence.
TATccttgttttctttctttctttatttgtttCACAAACAAACATGGGTCGGTTTATCTCTCTATTTTATCTTATGATCTGATTTAGTATTTAACTTAACAAGTTATATTGTTCGTTCCAGATCTATGATATCTTCCAGCTGTTGCCTTCAAAGGTTCAAGTTGGGGTGTTCTCTGCAACAATGCCACCAGAGGCCCTTGAAATTACCCGAAAGTTTATGAACAAACCAGTGAGGATTCTCGTCAAGCGTGATGAGCTCACCTTGGAAGGTATCAAGCAGTTCTATGTTAATGTAGAAAAAGAGGATTGGAAGCTCGAGACCCTCTGTGATCTTTACGAGACTTTAGCAATCACCCAAAGTGTCATTTTTGTGAACACCCGAAGGAAGGTTGACTGGTTAACCGACAAAATGAGAAGCCGTGACCACACTGTCTCAGCCACACACGGTGACATGGACCAGAACACGCGAGACATCATCATGCGTGAGTTTCGATCTGGTTCATCTCGTGTTCTCATCACCACTGATCTGCTGGCACGTGGTATCGATGTCCAGCAAGTCTCACTTGTCATAAACTACGATCTTCCTACCCAGCCCGAAAACTACCTTCATCGTATTGGTCGTAGTGGACGATTTGGAAGAAAGGGTGTGGCTATTAACTTTGTGACGTTGGATGATGAGAAGATGCTTGGCGATATCCAGAAGTTTTACAGTGTGACCGTTGAGGAGCTTCCATCGAATGTTGCCGATCTCATCTGATCTAATTTGAAAGATTTGGCTCGTTTCCGTGTCTTCAGTTTTGAAACTGATTGTTACTTTTGCTTTGTTTTAAGTTATTGAAAGATCTTTGGAGTTCATCTTTGATACTAGTATTTGCAACCATGTTTGTACTGTTTAATTATCTTGGATTGTATGAAATAGGTATTTGTTTGAATTCCATCTTTCAGTATGCTTGCAATTTTGATCGAACTTTAGACATGTATGTTCTAAAATTACTTATTGATTATTGGTACTACAAAATCTTGACAATCACATTCTGTTTTGGTGttgtattgtttatttgttcatGTGGTGGTCCATGTTCAGTTCCAGGTAAAAGCTATTTAGACAGGGTTCATTATTGCAATGTGAAGGTTAAAACGAGCATAGTTTATCAATAATTTGTTACTACGCAAAAAGTCTACATATTCGTTGCTAAATGTAGCCCATGCCCTTTAGGGCTATATATGAATAAAACGAGTATTGTACCTTATTCATAGCCCTTATGCGAGCTTTAAAAAGCGAAGTCTACAATAAAATATTCTACATCAAGAAATTACAGCGTGTCCAGCATCTTCAAATTATACATTGTACCGAGGCTAAGTACAAAATACATTCATTAAGGGATGCTTGGATGCACATTTTGTAACTGATTGTGTAGTGGTTTGATGGGCTGAAGTATTAATACTCATTCGTGATGTTGTTGTCTTGAAAGTTTATTAAGCTGTTGAGAAGCTAAGGGTATGCGAGTTGTTTTGCTTAACCATTTGATACAGTTTTATTGCAGTTAGTGTGAAACTGGTTATTTTGATCTCATGTAGTTAGAAATCATAAGCATCATCTGACATTACAAACtatctatttttcattttccagCTCTTCCTGCAAAGATTTAATATGAGGTATTCACTACCAAATCACCTCTTGCAGCACTAGTCATCTCAAGAAATCTTATAAACTCATTGCAAGGTGTTACAGCAGTTTCCTAGGCCAATGTAGAAAAGGAAGAATGGAAGCTCGACACTTCGTGATCTCTTCAAAAATCTAGCCATCACTGGGACCGATAAATTTTGTGACCGAGAAAAAAGTAActgtaagtaactgctcagtgccgcgggttttgagccccaatacctcgacggtgtatgagagaggttaagatgtaggcagaccttacctctacctaagtagagaggctgcttccagtttctacctaaatggtagaaaaggccctccaacctttgcatgggatgaggatcgaacccatgacctctgtctccagaggcaagggtatttaccactgatccaaccatgctgcttctTGTGACTGAGAAGATGATATGTTATTCGACATCCATAAGCTTTACGTTGTGAATGCTGAGGAGCTGTTATCAAAAGTTGTTGATCTCTTATATAATTATAGTTTCATTTTAATTCCGAgc
Coding sequences within:
- the LOC122591195 gene encoding eukaryotic initiation factor 4A-10-like gives rise to the protein MAGVAPEGSQFDYRQFDSKMSELSADEDFFRSYDEIHESFDAMGLQENLLRGIYAYGFEKPSAIQQRGIVPFTKGLDVIQQAQSGTGKTATFCSGILQQLNYNAVECQALVLAPTRELAQQIEKVMRALGDYLGVKVHACVGGTSVREDQRILSAGVHVVVGTPGRVFDMLRRESLRSDHIKMFVLDEADEMLSRGFKDQIYDIFQLLPSKVQVGVFSATMPPEALEITRKFMNKPVRILVKRDELTLEGIKQFYVNVEKEDWKLETLCDLYETLAITQSVIFVNTRRKVDWLTDKMRSRDHTVSATHGDMDQNTRDIIMREFRSGSSRVLITTDLLARGIDVQQVSLVINYDLPTQPENYLHRIGRSGRFGRKGVAINFVTLDDEKMLGDIQKFYSVTVEELPSNVADLI